One stretch of Streptomyces agglomeratus DNA includes these proteins:
- the rsmA gene encoding 16S rRNA (adenine(1518)-N(6)/adenine(1519)-N(6))-dimethyltransferase RsmA has protein sequence MSSTEPSETPPEPLHDLLGPAEIRELAAALGVRPTKQRGQNFVIDANTVRRIVRTAGVRPDDVVVEVGPGLGSLTLALLEAADRVVAVEIDDVLASALPATIAARMPQRAERFALVHSDAMQVTELPGPAPTALVANLPYNVAVPVLLTMLERFPSIERTLVMVQAEVADRLAARPGNKVYGVPSVKACWYADVKRAGSIGRNVFWPAPNVDSGLVSLVRRSEPIKTSASKAEVFAVVDAAFAQRRKTLRAALAGWAGSAPAAEAALVAAGVSPQARGESLTVEEFARIAENKGAAA, from the coding sequence GTGAGCAGCACTGAGCCTTCTGAGACGCCTCCTGAGCCCCTGCACGACCTGTTGGGCCCCGCCGAGATCCGGGAACTGGCGGCGGCCCTCGGCGTACGCCCGACCAAGCAGCGCGGCCAGAACTTCGTCATCGACGCGAACACCGTCCGCCGGATCGTACGGACGGCCGGTGTGCGGCCCGACGACGTGGTGGTCGAGGTCGGTCCCGGGCTCGGTTCGCTGACCCTGGCGCTGCTGGAGGCCGCCGACCGCGTGGTCGCCGTGGAGATCGACGACGTGCTCGCCTCCGCGCTCCCCGCGACGATCGCCGCCCGGATGCCGCAGCGCGCCGAGCGGTTCGCGCTGGTGCACTCGGACGCCATGCAGGTGACCGAGCTGCCCGGGCCCGCGCCCACGGCGCTGGTCGCAAACCTTCCGTACAACGTCGCGGTGCCCGTGCTGCTCACCATGCTGGAGCGCTTCCCGAGCATCGAGCGGACGCTGGTCATGGTCCAGGCCGAGGTCGCGGACCGGCTCGCGGCCCGCCCCGGCAACAAGGTGTACGGCGTGCCCTCGGTGAAGGCCTGCTGGTACGCCGACGTCAAGCGGGCCGGGAGCATCGGGCGGAACGTCTTCTGGCCCGCCCCGAACGTGGACTCCGGGCTGGTGTCGCTGGTGCGCCGGAGCGAGCCGATCAAGACCTCGGCCTCCAAGGCGGAGGTCTTCGCAGTGGTCGACGCCGCGTTCGCCCAGCGGCGCAAGACGCTGCGGGCCGCGCTGGCCGGGTGGGCCGGGTCGGCCCCGGCGGCCGAGGCCGCGCTGGTCGCGGCCGGGGTGTCGCCGCAGGCCCGTGGCGAGTCCCTGACGGTGGAGGAGTTCGCCCGTATCGCGGAGAACAAGGGGGCGGCGGCATGA
- a CDS encoding 4-(cytidine 5'-diphospho)-2-C-methyl-D-erythritol kinase, which yields MTVTVRVPAKVNVQLAVGGARPDGFHDLANVFLAVGLYDEVTVTPSDSLRVTCSGPDAAQVPLDRTNLAARAAIALAARHGLSPDVHIHIAKDIPVAGGMAGGSADGAGALLACDTLWGTRSPADELLEICAGLGSDVPFSLVGGAALGTGRGENLTPLDVGGTFHWVFAVADGGLSTPAVYGEFDRLTAGTEVPPPVASAVLLDALRTGDATALAGALANDLQPAALSLRPSLAATLAAGTDAGALAGLVSGSGPTTAFLTKDAEAAESVAAALVASGTCRTARVAQSPAAGATVTGAVG from the coding sequence ATGACGGTCACGGTCCGGGTCCCCGCGAAGGTCAACGTCCAGCTCGCCGTCGGCGGCGCGCGCCCCGACGGCTTCCACGATCTGGCGAACGTCTTCCTGGCGGTGGGGCTGTACGACGAGGTCACCGTCACGCCGTCCGACTCGCTGCGCGTCACGTGCTCGGGCCCGGACGCCGCACAGGTCCCCCTGGACCGTACGAACCTCGCCGCGCGGGCGGCGATCGCGCTGGCCGCCCGGCACGGGCTGTCCCCGGACGTGCACATCCACATCGCCAAGGACATCCCCGTCGCGGGCGGCATGGCGGGCGGCAGCGCGGACGGCGCCGGCGCGCTCCTCGCCTGCGACACGCTGTGGGGTACGCGGTCCCCGGCGGACGAACTGCTGGAGATCTGCGCCGGGCTGGGCAGCGACGTGCCGTTCAGCCTCGTGGGCGGAGCGGCGCTCGGTACGGGGCGCGGCGAGAACCTGACGCCGCTCGACGTCGGCGGTACGTTCCACTGGGTCTTCGCGGTGGCCGACGGCGGGCTGTCGACCCCCGCGGTGTACGGCGAGTTCGACCGTCTCACGGCGGGCACCGAAGTCCCGCCGCCGGTCGCCTCGGCCGTGCTTCTGGACGCCCTGCGCACAGGCGACGCCACCGCGCTGGCGGGCGCGCTGGCCAACGACCTCCAGCCCGCGGCCCTGTCCCTGCGCCCCTCCCTCGCCGCCACCCTCGCGGCCGGCACGGACGCGGGCGCGCTCGCGGGCCTGGTCTCCGGGTCGGGGCCGACCACGGCGTTCCTGACCAAGGACGCGGAGGCGGCGGAGTCGGTGGCGGCGGCCCTCGTCGCCTCGGGCACCTGCCGCACGGCCCGGGTGGCGCAGTCCCCGGCGGCGGGCGCGACCGTGACCGGCGCCGTCGGCTGA
- a CDS encoding acyltransferase family protein: MGKSVRELADRTPAGRDRYVDLLRVASLGTVVAGHWLMAAVSADGDVGNLLAVVPRLQILTWALQVMPVFFFVGGFSHALSYRSLRRKHPEGAGLYSVFVRARLQRLLRPTMVFVAVWGAAALAIQLLGGQDGLTGVALRLVAQPLWFIGIYLAMVAFTPALLKLHERHGWAAFGALASAAVGVDLLRFAFGVPYVEFLNFAFVWLAVHQLGFLRADGRIRRPAVLAAAGLAGAAALVAFGPYPLSMVGMPGEKVSNMAPPTLALLAHGLWLVGAVELLRGPGARLVARPRVWRGVVAANGMAMTAFLWHLTAMLGVYGAMLALDLPLPAPASAGWWAQVPPRFAAAAGLTALCVAAFRAFERPARGGGLPAGSPGRLAGPAAAVGVTLSLLGILGLSMVGFAGLLEGRTALLVAVRVSAPTAVVMALAGWLLVEAAGRARAGATTGG, translated from the coding sequence ATGGGAAAAAGTGTTCGCGAGCTCGCCGACCGGACGCCCGCCGGGCGCGACCGGTACGTGGACCTGCTGCGCGTCGCCTCGCTCGGCACCGTCGTCGCCGGGCACTGGCTGATGGCCGCCGTGTCGGCCGACGGTGACGTGGGCAATCTGCTGGCCGTCGTACCTCGGTTGCAGATCCTCACCTGGGCGTTGCAGGTCATGCCGGTTTTCTTCTTCGTCGGCGGCTTCTCGCACGCGCTCTCGTACCGCTCGCTGCGGCGCAAGCACCCCGAAGGAGCCGGGCTGTACTCCGTGTTCGTACGGGCCCGTCTCCAGCGGCTGCTGCGGCCCACCATGGTCTTCGTCGCGGTCTGGGGCGCCGCCGCCCTCGCGATCCAGCTCCTCGGCGGCCAGGACGGGCTGACCGGCGTCGCGCTGCGCCTCGTCGCCCAGCCGCTGTGGTTCATCGGGATCTACCTGGCGATGGTGGCCTTCACCCCCGCCCTGCTGAAACTGCACGAGCGGCACGGCTGGGCCGCCTTCGGCGCGCTCGCTTCCGCAGCCGTCGGCGTCGACCTGCTGCGCTTCGCCTTCGGGGTGCCGTACGTCGAATTCCTGAACTTCGCCTTCGTCTGGCTCGCCGTCCACCAACTGGGCTTCCTGCGCGCCGACGGACGCATCCGCAGGCCGGCCGTCCTCGCCGCCGCCGGCCTGGCGGGAGCCGCCGCCCTGGTCGCGTTCGGGCCGTATCCGCTGAGCATGGTCGGCATGCCCGGCGAGAAGGTCAGCAACATGGCTCCGCCCACACTGGCCCTGCTGGCCCACGGGCTGTGGCTGGTCGGCGCGGTCGAGCTGCTGCGCGGCCCCGGCGCGCGCCTCGTGGCGAGGCCGCGCGTCTGGCGCGGCGTCGTGGCCGCGAACGGTATGGCCATGACGGCGTTCCTGTGGCACCTGACCGCGATGCTCGGCGTGTACGGCGCGATGCTCGCCCTCGACCTGCCGCTGCCCGCGCCGGCGAGCGCCGGCTGGTGGGCCCAGGTGCCGCCGCGGTTCGCCGCGGCGGCGGGGCTGACGGCGCTGTGCGTGGCGGCGTTCCGGGCCTTCGAGCGGCCCGCACGCGGCGGCGGCCTGCCGGCGGGCTCCCCCGGGCGCCTGGCGGGTCCCGCGGCCGCCGTCGGCGTCACGCTGAGTCTGCTCGGCATCCTCGGCCTGTCGATGGTCGGCTTCGCCGGGCTCCTCGAAGGCCGTACGGCCCTGCTCGTCGCCGTACGGGTCAGCGCACCCACCGCCGTGGTCATGGCCCTCGCGGGCTGGCTGCTGGTGGAGGCGGCGGGCCGGGCGCGCGCCGGTGCGACGACGGGCGGATGA
- a CDS encoding ABC-F family ATP-binding cassette domain-containing protein codes for MAVNLVNVEAVSKVYGTRALLDGVSLGVSEGDRIGVVGRNGDGKTTLIRMLAKLEEADGGRITHSGGLRLGVLTQHDSLDPAATVRQEIIGDLADHEWAGTAKIRDVLNGLFGGLSLPGFEHGLETVIGPLSGGERRRIALAKLLIDEQDLLVLDEPTNHLDVEGIAWLAKHLQTRRSALVCVTHDRWFLDQVCTRMWDVQRGAVHEYEGGYSDYVFARAERERIAATEETKRQNLVRKELAWLRRGAPARTSKPRFRVEAANELIADVPPPRDTSALMKFANSRLGKTVFDLEDVTVQAGPKVLLKHLTWQLGPGDRVGLVGVNGAGKTSLLRALADASRTQGDTQPVAGKVVVGKTVKLAYLSQEVGELDPKLRVLEAVQRVRDRVDLGTGREMTAGQLCEQFGFSKEKQWTPVGDLSGGERRRLQILRLLMDEPNVLFLDEPTNDLDIETLTQLEDLLDGWPGSMVVISHDRFFIERTTDKVYALLGDQTLRNLPRGLDEYLERRRQMIESAAPAPAPVAAPAKKKASGDARAAQKEMQKIERQLGKLSDKETELHAQIAANATDFEKVALLDAELRELVAGRDELEMRWMELAEDA; via the coding sequence GTGGCCGTCAACCTTGTCAACGTCGAGGCCGTCAGCAAGGTCTACGGCACCCGTGCCCTGCTCGACGGCGTCTCCCTGGGCGTCTCGGAGGGGGACAGGATCGGTGTCGTCGGCCGCAACGGCGACGGCAAGACGACCCTCATCCGCATGCTCGCCAAGCTGGAGGAGGCCGACGGCGGCCGCATCACGCACAGCGGCGGCCTGCGCCTCGGCGTCCTCACGCAGCACGATTCGCTCGACCCCGCCGCGACCGTCCGCCAGGAGATCATCGGCGACCTCGCGGATCACGAATGGGCCGGCACCGCCAAAATCCGCGACGTACTGAACGGCCTCTTCGGCGGCCTCAGCCTGCCCGGCTTCGAACACGGCCTGGAAACGGTCATCGGCCCGCTCTCCGGCGGTGAGCGCCGCCGGATCGCCCTCGCCAAACTGCTCATCGACGAGCAGGACCTGCTCGTCCTCGACGAGCCGACCAACCACCTCGACGTCGAGGGCATCGCCTGGCTCGCCAAGCACCTCCAGACGCGCCGCTCCGCACTCGTCTGCGTCACTCACGACCGCTGGTTCCTCGACCAGGTCTGCACCCGCATGTGGGACGTGCAGCGCGGCGCCGTGCACGAGTACGAGGGCGGTTACTCCGACTACGTCTTCGCCCGCGCCGAGCGCGAGCGCATCGCCGCCACCGAGGAGACCAAGCGCCAGAACCTGGTCCGCAAGGAGCTGGCGTGGCTGCGCCGCGGCGCCCCCGCCCGCACGTCGAAGCCGCGCTTCCGCGTCGAGGCGGCCAACGAGCTGATCGCCGACGTGCCGCCGCCCCGCGACACCTCCGCGCTGATGAAGTTCGCCAACTCGCGGCTCGGCAAGACCGTCTTCGACCTTGAGGACGTCACCGTCCAGGCCGGCCCCAAGGTGCTGCTCAAGCACCTCACCTGGCAGCTCGGGCCCGGCGACCGGGTCGGACTCGTGGGCGTCAACGGCGCGGGCAAGACCTCGCTGCTGCGCGCCCTGGCCGACGCGTCACGCACCCAGGGCGACACCCAGCCCGTCGCGGGCAAGGTCGTCGTGGGCAAGACCGTGAAGCTCGCGTACCTCTCCCAGGAGGTCGGTGAGCTCGACCCGAAGCTGCGCGTGCTCGAAGCCGTCCAGCGCGTACGGGACCGGGTGGACCTCGGCACCGGCCGCGAGATGACGGCGGGCCAGCTGTGCGAGCAGTTCGGGTTCAGCAAGGAGAAGCAGTGGACTCCGGTCGGCGACCTCTCCGGCGGTGAGCGGCGCCGGCTCCAGATCCTGCGGCTGCTGATGGACGAGCCGAACGTGCTGTTCCTCGACGAGCCGACCAACGACCTGGACATCGAGACGCTGACGCAGCTGGAGGACCTGCTCGACGGCTGGCCCGGTTCGATGGTCGTCATCTCGCACGACCGGTTCTTCATCGAGCGCACGACCGACAAGGTGTACGCCCTGCTCGGCGACCAGACGCTGCGCAACCTGCCGCGCGGCCTCGACGAGTACCTGGAGCGCAGGCGGCAGATGATCGAGTCCGCCGCCCCGGCGCCCGCCCCCGTCGCCGCGCCCGCCAAGAAGAAGGCGTCCGGTGACGCCCGCGCCGCCCAGAAGGAAATGCAGAAGATCGAGCGTCAGCTCGGCAAGCTCTCCGACAAGGAGACCGAGCTGCACGCCCAAATCGCGGCCAACGCCACCGACTTCGAGAAGGTGGCCCTGCTCGACGCCGAGCTGCGTGAACTCGTCGCCGGACGCGACGAGCTGGAGATGCGCTGGATGGAACTCGCGGAAGACGCGTAG
- a CDS encoding PQQ-binding-like beta-propeller repeat protein — MSQPPNQPPQGGFGAPQDPRQQPPQGPAQPPQMPPAPPAAPPQQPPAQPGYGYPQQPPQQAPQPGYGYPGQPGQQPGQPGPYGQQPGQAGPYGQPQPGPYGQQPGPYGQQQAPYGQQQPGPYGGFPGAPAPGGSGGGGPFKGKAAVVIGAALAAVLVVGGGLYIALGDDDGGKKKRPVAGGSKDNKPQDPPSGDTGGDSAGGRDAGDDLNAGRQAGESKVLWLQKNDVDLPRNGADVYGPWFTDGLVVKAMYKKVAAYNAGDGKEKWTLPLSTEICAAPLKPADDGKIVIGVKDGTTERAKCSKLQMIDLKTGKAGWTAEVKKEGTFDILSDITIAISGNTVTAGRTGHSTAFSMKDGKQLWGKLPGECQPYAFTSGAKLIAAAACSTGEAAKNHERIQEHDPATGKVKWSYPLAKGWEADKVYSVSPLVVSATNREKKGEWSVFALTDKGKLRSVIDGGKDKFQPRCGGSFIVFGQNLQGCTGVAADANTFYMATAEKTSGLDRSNEVIAFNLDTGKPKWRSAGDRPMMPLRMEGGEVLVHMDASYDKGGALATVPASGGKPKMLLQNPQSTAEIENGFFTTKVAYEDGRFYVVAARVSASNDEEEKEAKTMMVFGK, encoded by the coding sequence ATGTCTCAGCCGCCCAACCAGCCGCCGCAGGGCGGCTTCGGAGCCCCCCAGGACCCCCGGCAGCAGCCGCCCCAGGGGCCCGCCCAGCCGCCGCAGATGCCCCCGGCCCCGCCCGCCGCCCCGCCGCAGCAGCCCCCGGCGCAGCCCGGGTACGGCTACCCGCAGCAGCCGCCCCAGCAGGCACCGCAGCCGGGATACGGCTACCCGGGGCAGCCGGGCCAGCAGCCCGGCCAGCCGGGTCCGTACGGCCAGCAGCCGGGTCAGGCGGGCCCGTACGGCCAGCCGCAGCCCGGACCGTACGGTCAGCAGCCCGGTCCCTACGGCCAGCAGCAGGCCCCGTACGGCCAGCAACAGCCGGGCCCCTACGGCGGTTTCCCGGGCGCACCCGCCCCGGGCGGCAGCGGTGGCGGCGGCCCCTTCAAGGGCAAGGCCGCGGTCGTCATCGGCGCGGCCCTCGCCGCGGTCCTCGTGGTCGGCGGCGGCCTCTACATCGCCCTCGGCGACGACGACGGCGGCAAGAAGAAGCGGCCCGTCGCCGGCGGCAGCAAGGACAACAAGCCGCAGGACCCGCCCTCCGGCGACACCGGCGGCGACTCCGCCGGCGGCCGCGACGCCGGTGACGACCTCAACGCCGGGCGCCAGGCGGGCGAGTCCAAGGTCCTGTGGCTCCAGAAGAACGACGTCGACCTGCCGCGCAACGGCGCCGACGTGTACGGCCCGTGGTTCACCGACGGTCTCGTCGTCAAGGCCATGTACAAGAAGGTCGCCGCCTACAACGCCGGCGACGGCAAGGAGAAGTGGACCCTCCCGCTCTCCACCGAGATCTGTGCAGCCCCCCTGAAGCCCGCCGACGACGGCAAGATCGTCATCGGTGTCAAGGACGGCACCACCGAGCGGGCCAAGTGCAGCAAGCTCCAGATGATCGACCTCAAGACCGGCAAGGCGGGCTGGACGGCCGAGGTGAAGAAGGAGGGGACGTTCGACATCCTCTCCGACATCACCATCGCCATCAGCGGCAACACCGTCACCGCCGGCCGCACCGGCCACTCCACCGCCTTCAGCATGAAGGACGGCAAGCAGCTGTGGGGCAAGCTCCCCGGTGAGTGCCAGCCGTACGCCTTCACCAGCGGCGCCAAGCTGATCGCCGCCGCCGCCTGTTCCACCGGCGAGGCCGCCAAGAACCACGAGCGGATCCAGGAGCACGACCCGGCCACCGGCAAGGTCAAGTGGAGCTACCCGCTGGCCAAGGGCTGGGAAGCCGACAAGGTCTACTCCGTCTCCCCGCTCGTCGTCTCCGCGACCAACCGCGAGAAGAAGGGCGAGTGGAGCGTCTTCGCGCTGACGGACAAGGGCAAGCTGCGTTCGGTGATCGACGGCGGCAAGGACAAGTTCCAGCCCCGCTGCGGCGGCAGCTTCATCGTCTTCGGCCAGAACCTCCAGGGCTGCACCGGCGTCGCCGCCGACGCGAACACCTTCTACATGGCCACCGCCGAGAAGACGAGCGGCCTGGACCGCAGCAACGAGGTCATCGCCTTCAACCTCGACACCGGCAAGCCCAAGTGGCGTTCCGCGGGCGACCGTCCGATGATGCCGCTGCGGATGGAGGGCGGCGAGGTCCTGGTGCACATGGACGCCTCGTACGACAAGGGCGGCGCGCTCGCGACCGTTCCGGCGTCGGGCGGCAAGCCGAAGATGCTGCTCCAGAACCCGCAGTCGACCGCCGAGATCGAGAACGGCTTCTTCACGACGAAGGTCGCCTACGAGGACGGCCGGTTCTACGTCGTCGCCGCCCGCGTCAGCGCCAGCAATGACGAGGAGGAGAAGGAGGCGAAGACCATGATGGTCTTCGGCAAGTGA
- a CDS encoding PQQ-binding-like beta-propeller repeat protein: MTQPPPPPPNEPPQGGYGAPTPPPGGGFGAPTPPADQPGYGYPQAPPAPPAQPGQQPGYGYPTQPGQPGQQPGYGYPTQPGQPNPYGQQPPYGQPQQPPYGYQQGMPTQGMSPQGGGKKVSSTTLIVIAAVVAVAMIVGGGIWYVSGDDSGKDDPQNSAAGSTGGGGGGGDAKPAPDGAGKEEAPSNTNSKVLFQLPAPKVKETVAGVNGSWITDKAYVKSGLNEVVGYDLDKGTKLWSVPLPGEVCAATPHVTKDNRTAILFAGPMPAGATYSPCTEVGVIDIDAGELVWQKSVKDGDDRVIFSEITIGGDAVGAGGTRGGAAFDLATGKIRWQPKANAEQCRDVGYAGGEALATVRSCGSVSDPQLSIEYLNPKTGAPISKYKMPAGVDQASIVSTKPLVAAADVGDTAGDGSGVSDFFSIDEKTGKLRARISADAEKYAPRCRDTEGCTKVVVGNGRIYMPTEEHEGGAEGGRTNEIVSFDLATGKVTGDRADAGDRYTMHPIRMDGGNIIAYKYPPYDKGGQVVSIDGGSMKQTLLLENPADRAVRDVATSFTVDSAEFRYADGRLFMATRLMSQEREGYKRYLAIGFGAG, encoded by the coding sequence ATGACGCAGCCACCGCCCCCACCGCCGAACGAGCCCCCGCAGGGCGGGTACGGCGCCCCGACGCCCCCGCCCGGCGGCGGCTTCGGCGCCCCGACCCCGCCCGCCGACCAGCCGGGCTACGGCTACCCGCAGGCACCCCCGGCGCCGCCCGCCCAGCCGGGCCAGCAGCCGGGTTACGGCTACCCGACGCAGCCGGGCCAGCCCGGTCAGCAGCCCGGTTACGGCTACCCGACGCAGCCCGGCCAGCCCAACCCGTACGGTCAGCAGCCGCCGTACGGCCAGCCGCAGCAGCCGCCGTACGGCTACCAGCAGGGCATGCCCACGCAGGGCATGTCCCCGCAGGGCGGCGGCAAGAAGGTCAGCTCCACCACGTTGATCGTCATCGCGGCGGTGGTGGCGGTGGCCATGATCGTCGGCGGCGGCATCTGGTACGTGTCCGGTGACGACAGCGGCAAGGACGACCCGCAGAACTCCGCCGCGGGCTCGACCGGCGGCGGTGGCGGCGGCGGCGACGCCAAGCCCGCCCCCGACGGAGCCGGCAAGGAGGAGGCGCCTTCCAACACGAACTCCAAGGTCCTCTTCCAGCTGCCCGCCCCCAAGGTGAAGGAGACGGTGGCCGGCGTCAACGGCTCCTGGATCACCGACAAGGCGTACGTCAAGAGCGGCCTCAACGAGGTCGTGGGCTACGACCTGGACAAGGGCACGAAGCTCTGGTCCGTTCCGCTCCCCGGCGAGGTCTGCGCCGCGACGCCGCACGTCACCAAGGACAACAGGACCGCGATCCTGTTCGCCGGACCGATGCCGGCGGGAGCGACGTACTCGCCCTGCACCGAGGTCGGTGTCATCGACATCGACGCGGGCGAGCTGGTGTGGCAGAAGTCGGTCAAGGACGGTGACGACCGGGTCATCTTCAGCGAGATCACGATCGGCGGCGACGCGGTCGGCGCGGGCGGCACCCGCGGTGGCGCGGCCTTCGACCTCGCCACCGGCAAGATCCGCTGGCAGCCGAAGGCCAATGCCGAACAGTGCCGCGACGTGGGCTACGCGGGCGGCGAGGCACTCGCCACCGTCCGCAGCTGCGGTTCGGTCAGCGACCCCCAGCTCTCCATCGAGTACCTGAACCCGAAGACCGGCGCCCCGATCTCGAAGTACAAGATGCCCGCGGGCGTGGACCAGGCGAGCATCGTCTCCACCAAGCCGCTGGTCGCCGCCGCCGACGTCGGCGACACCGCGGGCGACGGCAGCGGCGTCTCCGACTTCTTCTCGATCGACGAGAAGACCGGCAAGCTGCGCGCCAGGATCTCGGCCGACGCCGAGAAGTACGCCCCGAGGTGCCGCGACACCGAGGGCTGCACCAAGGTCGTCGTCGGCAACGGCAGGATCTACATGCCGACCGAGGAGCACGAGGGCGGCGCCGAGGGCGGCCGGACGAACGAGATCGTCTCCTTCGACCTCGCGACCGGCAAGGTCACCGGCGACCGGGCCGACGCGGGCGACCGCTACACGATGCACCCGATCCGCATGGACGGCGGCAACATCATCGCGTACAAGTACCCGCCGTACGACAAGGGCGGCCAGGTGGTGAGCATCGACGGCGGTTCCATGAAGCAGACGCTGCTGCTGGAGAACCCGGCCGACCGGGCGGTCCGTGACGTGGCGACGAGCTTCACGGTGGACTCGGCCGAGTTCCGGTACGCCGACGGCCGTCTGTTCATGGCGACGCGCCTGATGAGCCAGGAGCGCGAGGGCTACAAGCGCTATCTGGCGATCGGTTTCGGCGCGGGCTGA
- a CDS encoding helix-turn-helix transcriptional regulator, which yields MGVRLMVVDDHRLLAEALASALKLRGHRVLAAAAPTSGAAELVVSRAPEVCLFGTASPAGPGVFDPVVRIKRERPQVAVVVLGPVPSPRGIAAAFAAGASGYVRHDERIEGVERAMVKARAGEAAVSPQLLQGAFAELLNPAAQPDDEGQRLLQMLTPREVEVLVRVADGEDTRLIAAGMGIAPSTARTHVQRVLMKLGVGSRLEAAALAARTGLLDRAAPDTS from the coding sequence ATGGGCGTGCGGCTCATGGTGGTCGACGACCACCGCTTGCTCGCCGAGGCGCTCGCCTCGGCTCTCAAGCTGCGCGGGCACCGGGTGCTCGCGGCGGCCGCCCCGACCTCGGGGGCGGCGGAACTGGTCGTCAGCCGGGCGCCGGAGGTATGCCTGTTCGGTACGGCGAGCCCTGCCGGGCCGGGGGTTTTCGACCCGGTCGTCCGTATCAAGCGGGAACGGCCGCAGGTGGCCGTCGTCGTACTGGGCCCGGTGCCGAGCCCGCGCGGCATCGCCGCCGCCTTCGCCGCCGGGGCGTCCGGGTACGTACGCCACGACGAACGCATCGAGGGTGTCGAGCGCGCCATGGTGAAGGCTCGCGCGGGGGAGGCGGCGGTGTCGCCGCAGCTGTTGCAGGGCGCGTTCGCGGAGTTGCTGAACCCGGCGGCGCAGCCCGACGACGAGGGACAGCGGCTGCTCCAGATGCTGACGCCGCGTGAGGTCGAGGTCCTGGTACGGGTCGCGGACGGCGAGGACACCCGGCTGATCGCGGCCGGCATGGGCATCGCGCCGAGCACCGCCCGTACGCACGTCCAGCGGGTCCTGATGAAGCTGGGCGTCGGCTCCCGCCTGGAGGCGGCGGCCCTGGCGGCCCGCACGGGACTGCTGGACCGCGCGGCCCCGGACACCAGCTGA